The following nucleotide sequence is from Aptenodytes patagonicus chromosome 6, bAptPat1.pri.cur, whole genome shotgun sequence.
GCTTACAGAGAGCAAAGGTGTGCAAGATGGAGTCTGATCCTTTGGGTATTGCCAAAGTGAATAAAATTTAAAGGTATGCTTTACCTATACCAATTTTGAGCAATTCCCATCCTTAATGTAAACCTCTGTAGGATACAATGTTTGTCTCCTTAACCCAGGATATGCCTTTGTAACCATGACTTAGTTTTGCACACATACGTATGCCTCTAAAATTGTCTAGTCCTGTCTAAGCAGCATATGATATTCATTTTGGGGACATGTACTTATACCTTGGACCAGACCAAATCTATAAGCCTTAGGGGTATATAGAGTAGCTTTCATCcaaagcttaattttattttcaattccGTTGATGAATTTACTGTATTGATTTCAAAATCATAGGGCATGTTAGGTGGATGGctaaaatttcttcagaaagagGATTGTGTATTTATAAGGATAACAGTAATATTCAGAGTGATATCAGTAAGGgttataaaaacaataaaaagagttTGGTTAAGGAATTAATACATTACCACACAGAATAACAAATGAGGAGTGGGAAAATACGATTCCTCTGTGGAGGTTTTGCATAGCTGCCTCCCACtattctgctttcctctccctctctgatCATCGGGGCTGGACACTAGATTGTATACATCACTTTAAAGTGGTAGACCTCTTTTGCCCACCAGGTGGGCAAACATCAAGCCAATGTGGTCACTAAGATCTTAAGTCCCTCATAAATACGGTGTGGTTTTACTAAGGAGCATGAATGACTATGGTAAAAATATAGTAGAGACCAGGCATTTAAGTTTTTTTGGAGGTATATACTGTGAGCTTGGCTGTTTCATGCTGTGGGAAAAACAGTGTGCTTGTTCTCCGCTGCATTCTTACCTTGAGATTGCTTGTGCGTGTTTGTTCCTTCCAGTTCGTTCTTCCAAGCAGTGCAGACAAGCCCTCAGTCCCATCCTCCCGGAGCAGGCACAATGTGTCATTATGTCTTGCGGTGACTTTGTAATGTGGAGAAACTGGCATGGGGATGAGATCACGCTTGTTCTGTTTTCTGACCTGAAGGAATGTAAACCCACTGACCTCATATATATGCAGACGTTGGCAGATGCTTTTATTCATGCCACTTTGTAATTGAAAATTATACTTAGCCCTTATACTGCATCATGCAGTGCAGAAATTAACAGCAAGTGGTCTTACAAGATGCCACCGTTGCATCCCTTGTTCCCTGGGCAGGCCTGTGAGAAGCGACCAAGAACAGAAAACCTGGCTACTGCGTTAGTTACTGCAGAGGACACCTCAGAGGAAAAAGTGTGATGGACAACGGAGTCTCTAGAGGCTACCAGCTGAATCCAGGTGAGCTGTGGGAAAATCCTCTTGAATGTCCGAGACGCCAGTTACCTGCCTCCATAGCTGCCTCCATGCAGCTGTGGGAACCCCCGTGGAAGGTGCCTGTGAATTCCCTTTGGAACGCATTCATTCCTGGCGTGACTTCTACATGGAAGTCTGGCAGTCAACAACCTCACGAGTGTGCAAACTGCACGTGCTGTCTTACCTGAAACCAGCCTTCTCCACGCTCTGTTGCAGCTTAGGTTGGCCCCAGAGGCAAATCCGTGGCATCCCAGTTGAACAGGGGTTACTCCTGAAAAAGATGACATAGCCCTTTGTTCTGTTCGGGCAGGGAGTATGTTCTGAAGAGGATCCATCTCCGAGCAATACATGGAAGGAACAAGCTGTCCATGCAAAACAATTGCTATTGCAGTCTAGGTCAGTGAGAAGTTGGTATTAACCTCTAATCATATATCCTCATTTTCTCCTATAAAATTGGGTGCTCGGGCAGCATAAGCTGGACTTGAAAGGTAGAATTTACTTGACTTTAGCTTGTCTAACTCTAGTTGTCTACAGCATAGGTAGTTGAGAGCAGGGTGCAGAGGTTCCTAGTGTGCTCAAAGGATACCTTCAGCAGCATTCAGGGTAGGGGCATTTAGGTGTAGACTCCTTGGTGGCAATCACTTATACTATGTAAGAAGATTACGATCCCTGAATAATCctattttaattaatataattaattatattaattataacGTGCAGAGAGAGCTTCCACCAAAAATGTGCCAGAGAGAGCTCCCTGCTACTGGTGCACAGAGGATGTTCCAGGATAGGATAAAGCAGGGGAGGCACACGGGAGAGTCAGTTTTGTTGCACTGCCTTCTGCATGAGTGAAGAGTGGTGAAATGCCACTCGTCTGAGCTGACCTTGCAGAAGGGCTGCGTGCCCCCAGGCAGTGGGGCAGGGACCTGgtgccctgctcccagctgagACTGAGCTTGGGTGGATCAGTCTTATAGCTTGATGATGGTGTGccctccaaatatttttttccagttgaaacAATATCTTATTCTGGATTTTCTATTAATCAGTTTCCTTCCTCCAGTGAGGTTGGGTAAAAAGCTctacaagcaaataaataaacagaattaTAATATGTCCAcattgtgcttaaatataaattatttattagtaTTACTTCAgctacaataaataaaataatgtcttacagaaaaataaaacttataaAAATACTATGGTATAGCTACAGGGAAGGAAAAGTTGTTTCCATTCCAGCAACAGAGTTTTTGTATTTCCGTAAGAACCCACTTACTAACCCAGTTCAGTCCCTGCTGACTAGAGAAGTCTGGGGAGTGGAGAGGAGCAGAGATAACTAAATGTTTAAGGAAAAGCTCTGATGAGGATAATTTAGAAAGTAAGCAGCATAATAAAAGACCTGTCCATTACGACTACAGGTTATTATCCCATCCCAAACCAATCTCTCAAcccaaacaattttattttcaaatgcctttgaaacaaaagcaagcaTGTACTGAAAATACAATGAGAAAATATTATAAGGTCTGTCCATTTGCATGCTATGGATTCATGAAAGATACTTCTGTATCTTTACAGGATATGTTTGTGCTATGCTCTGAATTATCTAGCTTTACTTTGATTTTCAGAAGCTGTAATGAGATGGCTCATGGTTCAAATATGTATTAGGCTGTattagtgaggaaaaaaaaaccccaactgttctTGCGTTTgacattttaagtgctttttaGCAATGTTGAATATCCAGACAAACCAACATTACTTTGAAAGCTACTGTAGAAAATCATCAATGATAGTATGGCCAGAGACaattataaatatgtaaaataaacaaaactggcATTTTCTAAATATGCTTCTAAGGTCTGATCATTTGCTCTGCAT
It contains:
- the LOC143161987 gene encoding uncharacterized protein LOC143161987 isoform X5, with protein sequence MKGREYAPSWSPAVIAHHHLFWHPRIFPAHANCTASWLEITWLSGHQCSRQGPAMPFLQSFSSFHCMLLTLEESKSNPCSTGMPRICLWGQPKLQQSVEKAGFRSENRTSVISSPCQFLHITKSPQDIMTHCACSGRMGLRACLHCLEERTGRNKHAQAISRSQDD
- the LOC143161987 gene encoding uncharacterized protein LOC143161987 isoform X6, producing the protein MKGREYGSLICSPFMEPSSYSSSPSLLAPKDLPSPRKLHSFVAGVTPVQLGCHGFASGANLSCNRAWRRLVSVGLHSFRSENRTSVISSPCQFLHITKSPQDIMTHCACSGRMGLRACLHCLEERTGRNKHAQAISRSTPPFPHSILLKNRESNQALRPAATLL
- the LOC143161987 gene encoding uncharacterized protein LOC143161987 isoform X7, with the translated sequence MKGREYAPSWSPAVIAHHHLFWHPRIFPAHANCTASWLEITWLSGHQCSRQGPAMPFLQSFSSFHCMLLTLEESKSNPCSTGMPRICLWGQPKLQQSVEKAGFRSENRTSVISSPCQFLHITKSPQDIMTHCACSGRMGLRACLHCLEERTGRNKHAQAISSLF
- the LOC143161987 gene encoding uncharacterized protein LOC143161987 isoform X3, coding for MKGREYAPSWSPAVIAHHHLFWHPRIFPAHANCTASWLEITWLSGHQCSRQGPAMPFLQSFSSFHCMLLTLEESKSNPCSTGMPRICLWGQPKLQQSVEKAGFSGFTFLQVRKQNKRDLIPMPVSPHYKVTARHNDTLCLLREDGTEGLSALLGRTNWKEQTRTSNLKFVLTYVYL
- the LOC143161987 gene encoding uncharacterized protein LOC143161987 isoform X4; translated protein: MKGREYAPSWSPAVIAHHHLFWHPRIFPAHANCTASWLEITWLSGHQCSRQGPAMPFLQSFSSFHCMLLTLEESKSNPCSTGMPRICLWGQPKLQQSVEKAGFSGFTFLQVRKQNKRDLIPMPVSPHYKVTARHNDTLCLLREDGTEGLSALLGRTNWKEQTRTSNLKISR
- the LOC143161987 gene encoding uncharacterized protein LOC143161987 isoform X2, yielding MKGREYAPSWSPAVIAHHHLFWHPRIFPAHANCTASWLEITWLSGHQCSRQGPAMPFLQSFSSFHCMLLTLEESKSNPCSTGMPRICLWGQPKLQQSVEKAGFSGFTFLQVRKQNKRDLIPMPVSPHYKVTARHNDTLCLLREDGTEGLSALLGRTNWKEQTRTSNLKVYPSVPSLHPPEEP